gaacataacgatatcctccacgagcctcaacactcattggaccacacacatcggtatgtatgatttccaataagtttgttgctcgctccattgttccggagaatggagtcttggtcatcttacccatgaggcatggttcgcacgtgtcaaatgattcgtaatcaagagactccaaaagtccatctgcatggagcttcttcatgcgcttgacaccaatgtgaccaaggcggcagtgccacaagtatgtgggactatcgttatcaactttacatcttttggtattcacactatgaacatgtgtaacatcacgttcgagattcatcaaaaataaaccattgaccagtggggcatgaccataaaacatatctctcaaataaatagaacaaccattattctcatatttaaatgagtagccatctcgaattaaacgagatccagatacaatgttcatgctcaaagctggcactaaataacaattattgaggtttaaaactaatcccgtgggtagatgcagaggtagcgtgccgacggcgatcacatcgaccttggaaccattcccgacgcgcatcgtcacctcgtccttcgccagtctccgtttattccgtagttcctattttgagttacaaatatgagcaaccgcaccggtatcaaatacccaggagctactacgagtactggtaaggtacacatcaattacttgtatatcacatataccttgggtgttgccggccttcttcttgtccgctaaatatttggggcagttccgcttctagtgaccacttcccttgcaataaaagcactcagtctcgggcttgggtccattctttgacttcttcccagtaactggtttaccgggcgcggcaacccccttgccgtccttcttgaagttcttcttacccttgcccttcttgaacttagtggtttcattcaccatcaacacttgatgttcttttctgatctccccttccgctgatttcagcattgaatatacctcgggaatggtcttttccatcccctgcatattgtagttcatcacaaagctcttgtagcttggtggaagcgactggagaattctgtcaatgaccgcgtcatccgggagattaactcccagctgagacaagcggttgtgcaacccagacattctgagtatgtgctcactaacagaactgttctcctccattttacagctgaagaacttgtcggagacttcatatctctcgacccgggcatgagcttgaaaaaccagtttcagctcctcgaacatctcatatgctccatgtttctcaaaacacttttggagacccggttctaagctgtaaagcatgccgcactgaacgagggagtaatcatcagcacgctgctgccaagcgttcataacgtcttggttctcagggattggtgcttcacctagcggtgcttctaagacataatctttcttggctactatgaggatgagcctcaggtttcggacccagtccgtataattgctgccatcatctttcagcttggttttctctaggaacgcattgaaattgaggacaacgttggccatttgatctacaagacatagtgtaaagattttagactaagttcatgataattgagttcatctaatcaaattatttaatgaactcccactcagatagacatccctctagtcatctaagtgaaacatgatccgagtcaactaggccgtgtccgatcatcacgtgagacggactagtcaagatcggtgaacatctccatgttgatcgtatcttctatacgactcatgctcgacctttcggtcctccgtgttccgaggccatgtctgtacatgctaggctcgtcaagtcaacctaagtgtattgcgtgtgttccgaggccatgtctgtacatgctaggctcgtcaacacccgttgtattcgaacgttagaatctatcacacccgatcatcacgtggtgcttcgaaacaacgaaccttcgcaacggtgcacagttagggtgaacactttcttgaaattattataagggatcatcttacttactaccgtcgttctaagcaaataagatgcaaaaatatgataaacatcacatgcaatcaaatagtgacatgatatggccaatatcatcatgctcctttgatctccatcttcggggcaccatgatcatctttgtcaccggcatgacaccatgatctccatcatcatgatctccatcattgtgtcttcatgaagtcgtcacgccaacgattacttctacttgtatggctaacgcgtttagcaacaaagtaaagtaaattacatggcgttattcaatgacacgcaggtcatgcaaaataataaagacaactcctatggctcctgccggttgtcatactcatcgacatgcaagtcgtgattcctattacaagaatatgatcaatctcatacatcacatatatcattcatcacatcttctggtatcacatcacatagcacttgctgcaaaaaacaagttagacgtcctctaattgttgttgcaagtttttacgtggtttgtaggtttctagcaagagcgttttcttacctacgtatgaccacaacgtgatttgccaatttctatttacccttcataaggacccttttcatcgaatccgttccgactaaagtaggagagacagacacccgctagccaccttatgcaactagtgcatgtcagtcggtggaacctgtctcacgtaagcgtacgtgtaaggtcggtccgggccgcttcatcctacaatgccgccgaaacaagaaacgactagtagtggcaagaagaattggcaaactcaacgcccacaactgctttgtgttctactcgtgcatagtaactacgcataggcctggctctgataccactgttgggaatcgtagcataattttaaaattttcctacgttcaccaagatgcatctatggagtatactagcaacgaggggaagggagtgcatctacatacccttgtagatcgcgagcggaagcgttccaatgaacgtggatgacggagtcgtactcgccgtgatccaaatcaccgatgaccgagtgccgaacggacggcacctccgcgttcaacacacgtacggtgcagcgacgtctcctccttcttgatctagcaagggggaaggacaggttgatggagatccagcagcacgacggcgtggtggtggatgtagcgggtctcctgcagggcttcgccgagcttctgcgagagagagaggtgttgcaggggaggagggaggcgcccaaggctattgtgtgctgccctccctccccccctttatataggccccctggggggcgccggccccaagagatgagatctcaaggggggcggcggccacaagggggaaaggggttgccttgccccccaaggcaagggggaactccccccctagggttcccaaccctaggcgcatggggggaggcccaagggggggcgccccagcccactaagggctggttcccttccactttcagcccacggggccctccgggataggtggccccacccggtggacccccgggacccttccggtggtcccggtacattaccggtaacccccgaaactttcccggtggccgaaactggacttcctatatataattattcacctccggaccattccggaacctctcgtgacgtccgggatctcatccgggactccgaacaactttcgggtttccgcatacatatatctctacaaccctagcgtcaccggaccttaagtgtgtagaccctacgggttcgggagacatgcagacatgaccgagacgcctctccggttaataaccaacagcgggatctggatacccatgttggctcccacatgttccacgatgatctcatcggatgaaccacggtgtcgaggattcaatcaatccgtatgcaattccttttgtcaatcggtatgttacttgcccgagattcgatcgtcggtatcccaataccttgttcaatctcgttaccggcaagtctctttactcgtaccgcaatgcatgatcccgtgactaacgccttagtcacattgagctcattatgatgatgcattaccgagtgggcccagagatacctctccgtcacacggagtgacaaatcccagtctcgatccgtgccaacccaacagacactttcggagatacccgtaatgcacctttatagtcacccagttacgttgtgacgtttggcacacccaaagcactcttacggtatccgggagttgcacgatctcatggtctaaggaaaagatacttgacattggaaaagctctagcaaacgaaactacacgatcttttatgctatgcttatgattgggtcttgtccatcacatcattctcctaatgatgtgatcccgttatcaatgacatccaatgtccatagtcaggaaaccatgactatctgttgatcaacgagctagtcaactagaggcttactagggacactttgtggtctatgtattcacacatgtattacgatttccggacaatacaattatagcatgaataatagacgattatcatgaacaaagaaatataataataaccttttattattgcctctagggcatatttccaacactcctaCCCTATCTACACACCGGGAGCACAGGAACGGGATCCccacctcctcccgccgccggagcaaGCGGAGAAGGCAAGGATCCGCGCCCTCGCAGGTGGGATTAGGGGAACTCTGTGGTTGCTCCCTTTTCGCCCTTCTCTATATAGATGTGACTTGGCTCCGTTGTGTGGTCTGAGGACCTTGCTGTAGTTTCTATTACTTTTGGGGTCCTCTATACTACCTTTGAAGTTTTGATATAACCTGAGGTCCTTTTCGCAAAAAAAGGCAATCGAGCACGAAAATAACCACAGTGCAACCAAAAAAATTCTAAGAAGGAATGAACTAGTGACATTGGTACCCTTCAAAAGAAAGAAAATATATGTAAAAATGCAAATAAAGACAAAATGTGCATGCAATTTTCACAAAAATTGCGCTTAttcataatatgcaagaataagcatataataatgaaagtttcaaaaaaaaattctaagaaggaagaattagtggcattggtgttATCcttaaaagaagaaagaaaaattgAGCTTTCTTGTAATACACAAGTATAAGCATATGATAgtgaaatttcacaaaaaaaaagttTCCTCAGAATGAATGAATTAGTGTCATTGGTATTACGCTTAAAGAAGAAAGGGAATGaaacaaaaactaaaacaaaaaaatcaaaataacaaagttttctaagaaagaatgaattagtggcattggtgttACCATTctaatagaaagaaaatgaaacaaaaactaaaataaaataaaatttccaaAGAAAATTTAATTACTGGAttccctttaagaagaaagaaaatgaaataaaactaaAAGGAAGTCAAAATAACAAAGTATTCTATGAAATTTGCGCTTTTTAagaatatgcaagaataagcatataataatgCCATTTTTGCGCTctagtataatttacacacatattACTCAGTACTTACGTGTATAAATTTCTAAGAAATGATGAATTAATGACATGTATATTGCCCTCCAAGAAAAGAAAATCTAGAACAAACAATGATAAAATTTGCACACAATATAccaaaaatgtgttttttttaaactatgcaagaataagcatataatagtggatTTTTGCCAAAAATACATATTTacaagaaggaatgaattagtgtcATTGGTATTAACCTTAAAGAAggaacaaaatgaaaaaaaatgctaAAACAAAGTTAAAATAATGAAGTATTCTAAGAAAGAAAGAATTGGTTGCTTTGATATTACCCTTTAAGAAaaaagaacatgaaataaaaactAAAGCGTACTCTAAATAAAATCTAAACCAAACAATGACAAAATTTGTACACAATATACATAAAAATAGCGCTTTAAAAAATATGCAAGAGTAAGTATATAATAGTggaatttaaaaaaatcataaggaGAAACGAATTAATGAGATTGGTATTACCCTTgtagaagaaagaaaatgaaataaaaaaactaaaactaaatcaaaataatgaacTATTCCAAGAAAGAATGAATTTTAGAGGCATTTGTATttgccctttaagaagaaagaaaagtaAAATAAGCAATGAAAAAATGTGCACATAATATAACCAAAAATTATGGTTCCAAATATATGGAAAANNNNNNNNNNNNNNNNNNNNNNNNNNNNNNNNNNNNNNNNNNNNNNNNNNNNNNNNNNNNNNNNNNNNNNNNNNNNNNNNNNNNNNNNNNNNNNNNNNNNNNNNNNNNNNNNNNNNNNNNNNNNNNNNNNNNNNNNNNNNNNNNNNNNNNNNNNNNNNNNNNNNNNNNNNNNNNNNNNNNNNNNNNNNNNNNNNNNNNNNNNNNNNNNNNNNNNNNNNNNNNNNNNNNNNNNNNNNNNNNNNNNNNNNNNNNNNNNNNNNNNNNNNNNNNNNNNNNNNNNNNNNNNNNNNNNNNNNNNNNNNNNNNNNNNNNNNNNNNNNNNTGGTATCACATTTTTAATAaaaacgaaaatgaaaaaaaatacatgCAACTTTGGAATAAATTTGCACTTTTAGTAATATGCAAATAATAATCATATAATAGTGCAAAAAGATTCACATATTGTATAGATTTATGTACATACATTTACACTCACCCAACATCCTACAAATACccacaaaaaaatctaaaaactactaataaaaaataaaaatagtgcaaaaagcaaaaagcaaaaaagactaaaacagaaagaaaaaaagatAGACAAAAGACAAATGAAGATAGTAGAAGGCTGGGTCTCAGAAGGGCTGACGGGCTGATGGGCGTCAGCCTGCTAAGCATTGACTGACCCAAAACAGAGTCAGTCGGACAGTCCGAATTAGACACACCATACAATAGAAAAAAAAAGGGGAGCACGGATCTTGAAGCAGCAATCAACGGTCAGAAAAATTAACTAACCCAAATTCAGTTTTCAAGCAACTTACATATAGCTAAAGTGGATGATTATGTGATTATATCAACTTCATGCTTGTGCACAAAGTATATGGGAGAGACACTATAATCGGAACCATAAAACAGGTCTACTTTGAATGGCTGACTAAGCTCAGTCATTTATCTATCCATTAAATGTGACAGACTAAGATCAGCGATTAGATATTGTAGGATCACAACTTCACAAGGGCAACCAGCAAAATAAACAACATAGTACGGTTCAGAATGCAACTACCCCTCCATTGCAAAGCCCTGCATGGCATCCAAGTTTTCCAAATCCAAAGTATACGCACCGTGCCCAATGGCCAATGTGGCAAATTGCCAAAGCACCAAACAGCAAAAAGATCAGCAACCATTGGCATTTGCAATCCACCAAACAGAAAAAGATCACAAAAAAGGGTTCACATTTCAAAACATCAAATCTAGTTCTCCACTCGATCTGATCAGAGAACAAAAGATCACGGGCGTCAATCTTAAGAACCAGTGGCATGAAATTTCACTTTCTACTATCTAATGACGACCATAATATCAGTACTGGAAAAGAACTCAATCCTCTTCGCTTAACATTGCAAGGTCAGGCCTTGGGTATGGACGGGACAGATGATCCGGCTCCTCGAGCGGGCGAGCTCCTGCTTCCTCAATTTGATCGCGCCAATCTTTGGCTTTCTTGAGAAGCCTCCGGATGCTCTTCCACGCTGCTTGATTCGACTTCCCCATACTCTTCGCGTCGTGCGCCTCCAGCCCTCCGTTATTGTAAACCTCCTCCCGAAGCAATGCGACGCTGGTGTAGACGTTGGCAACAGACTCATTGAGGTCGTCAATGAACTTGTCGCCCGTAACCAGCTCCGCCTGGACTTCGAACTCTGTAGGCTCCGGAAACTGCCGCAAGAACATCATGAACTTGATGAAATCGCGGAAGATCAATGGACAAATGTATCAAGAACTGTTCTTTCCCGTGCAAGAAACGGAAAGAACTGCCTGATGACTTTGATTTCGAAGTATAAGATGATTGGCGAGATCAATAATAAGAATAAGATCGAGTATAAGTATCAGCATGGTAGAACAGACCAAGAAAAAGAAGGAGCGCAAGAATCGTCTGCCGATGCAAGAAACCAAGACTCATCACGTGTCGACGGGCGAAGGTGCCTACCGGTGGGAGAGCGGGCCGAGGCCTGAGGCGGGGCGCGCGTGCTCCTGCCTGCGGCTCCATGGACGGGACGCGTCTGTCTCGAAACGTCGCTCGCTGGCCACTGGGTGGTGCTCTTGCTATGGGCGCTCTCGGGCGAAGGAAGAAGATGATCCTGACCGGTGGGGTAGGTGCTGCTGGCAGGCTTGGACCGATCCCTTATATGGTGTGGGTGGTGGGCTCGGGGGAATATCCCATTCAGCGCATAGCGAACGGGTTACTTCGACAATCGGGCCCGGCCCAACTAGGTAGCGTCGGCACAGAGCGCCCGTTTTTTTTAGAGCAAAAGAAGGCTTCCCCTCCGATTTCCATTAAAGAAACCAGGCTGAAGCCGAAGCCGAGCGCCCGTTTTGGTTCGACTACTGATTTTTATATTAATTCTACTAGTTAGTTGCACGTGCTTTGCACGTTAATACTTAATCATGCACAACAATAATGAATAACTCAGCATGGCACGGCTCACagaacattttccatttttcaatgAGCATTGCAAAAAATAGTGTCCATGAATGTTATAAATAAAGCATATCATAGGATGGACGATATCATAGACAAATTAATTACTATTTTTTAGGTCAGGCTGATAAATAATTAATTCAAAGATTTTGGTATTTATCAGTTGCATGAAAATTGAAAATGAGACCAGTCAATTTGACATAGCGTCTGATGCCGAGACAGGTGTGATGGTGAGGCCGAGCCAGGAGTGACCCGGAGCCGGGGACTACACGACAACACCATTGTTAGTGGAGGGGAGTCATAGGTTGATGGGTCTGGGTGCAACGGGGGTGC
This window of the Triticum aestivum cultivar Chinese Spring chromosome 5D, IWGSC CS RefSeq v2.1, whole genome shotgun sequence genome carries:
- the LOC123124335 gene encoding uncharacterized protein, with translation MEPQAGARAPRLRPRPALPPFPEPTEFEVQAELVTGDKFIDDLNESVANVYTSVALLREEVYNNGGLEAHDAKSMGKSNQAAWKSIRRLLKKAKDWRDQIEEAGARPLEEPDHLSRPYPRPDLAMLSEED